One window of the Streptomyces sp. WZ-12 genome contains the following:
- a CDS encoding glycosyltransferase family 2 protein, translating to MPGPDVTVIIPAYNAIPYVTRSVSSVLGQSLGADRIELIAIDDGSTDGTAQELDRLAARAPLMRVIHQPNSGGPAGPRNLGIGQAAGRYVFFLDADDHLGPEALQRMVVVADTNGSDVVLGRIVGEGGRSAPRSMFRWNQPRTDVFASRVYWTLNPMKLFRRELIDRLELRFDTSLSIGEDQPFVATAYLEAASVSVISDYDCLHWVAREDGNNITSQRHSTRMWMQLFKTMTELVAQRVPAGPDRDTLMHRHFAVELRSVILQLCQEPQRSRQDRLLREMAGMVALYWTEGLAARLPAVVRLRCHLIRHNLLEELLSLARWELDQGATSYGTTTLAATNPQLHVESGRAYALYPYFRHSTLNIPDDCYDITTELPVRHRVDSAGLNTTGLRLTGHAYIDRITTTQVSTELVLRERSSGHERRLPVRHTPTPGLGTDEDNEGYEYAMAGFDVTIDLAPLTAGLWDIFLAVGAQGITKQVRLGSNRTPSSTTATTTLITPQGTAATLYTTRPYGNLTLDIGESKYQVPPHLRVMNTTWSPDVPATLSVNGHCTLASWPQGSLALRARNLDGLDHTVAVQLTAPDGTFTALLPISTPGQWQFSLDLAVPGTGAHWTVPIPPQASLHPARWHRLGLPHYAKPLPGHDTLTLRVGRVQLFVAARNRLKRALGQAVRWSGKAH from the coding sequence ATGCCTGGACCGGATGTCACGGTCATCATCCCCGCATACAACGCCATACCGTATGTGACCCGCAGTGTCAGCTCTGTCCTCGGCCAGAGCCTGGGCGCGGACCGAATCGAGCTGATTGCAATCGATGACGGCTCCACAGACGGGACGGCGCAGGAACTCGACCGCCTGGCGGCGCGGGCGCCGCTGATGCGCGTGATCCACCAGCCGAACTCTGGAGGACCAGCGGGCCCTCGAAACCTGGGTATCGGCCAGGCTGCTGGCCGGTACGTCTTCTTCCTCGACGCGGACGACCACCTCGGGCCCGAAGCGCTGCAGCGCATGGTTGTCGTGGCTGACACCAACGGCTCCGACGTCGTTCTGGGTCGGATCGTCGGAGAAGGCGGGCGCAGCGCGCCTCGGTCGATGTTCCGGTGGAACCAGCCCAGAACCGATGTCTTCGCCTCCCGGGTCTACTGGACGCTGAATCCAATGAAACTCTTTCGCCGTGAACTGATCGACCGCCTCGAACTTCGTTTCGATACGAGCCTGTCGATAGGCGAGGATCAGCCGTTCGTCGCCACCGCCTACCTCGAAGCCGCTTCGGTATCCGTGATATCCGACTACGACTGCCTCCACTGGGTCGCGAGGGAGGACGGCAACAACATCACCTCCCAGAGGCATAGCACGCGGATGTGGATGCAGCTGTTCAAAACGATGACCGAGCTCGTCGCACAGCGCGTCCCGGCTGGCCCAGACCGCGACACTTTGATGCACCGGCACTTCGCTGTCGAACTCCGCTCCGTGATCCTGCAGCTGTGCCAGGAGCCGCAGCGCAGCCGCCAAGACAGACTCCTGCGCGAAATGGCCGGCATGGTTGCGCTGTATTGGACCGAAGGATTGGCAGCCCGCCTGCCCGCCGTGGTGCGGCTGCGCTGCCATCTCATCCGCCACAACCTGCTTGAGGAACTCCTCTCCCTCGCTCGTTGGGAACTCGACCAGGGCGCCACCAGCTACGGCACTACTACCCTGGCCGCCACGAACCCCCAACTCCACGTCGAAAGCGGGCGCGCCTACGCCCTTTACCCCTACTTCCGCCACTCCACGCTCAACATCCCCGATGACTGCTACGACATCACCACTGAGCTCCCCGTCCGGCACCGCGTCGACTCCGCCGGGCTCAACACGACCGGGCTACGCCTGACCGGCCACGCATACATCGACCGCATCACCACGACCCAAGTGAGCACCGAGCTCGTCCTACGCGAGCGATCCTCCGGCCACGAGCGCCGTCTCCCAGTCCGCCATACCCCCACCCCGGGCCTGGGAACCGACGAAGACAACGAAGGCTACGAGTACGCAATGGCCGGCTTCGACGTCACGATCGACCTGGCACCGCTAACGGCCGGACTCTGGGACATCTTCCTGGCCGTAGGCGCCCAGGGCATCACCAAACAGGTCCGTCTCGGCAGCAACCGCACACCATCATCGACCACCGCTACCACCACGCTCATCACGCCGCAGGGTACTGCAGCCACGCTGTACACCACCAGGCCGTACGGCAATCTCACCCTCGACATCGGCGAAAGCAAATACCAAGTACCCCCACACCTGCGCGTGATGAACACCACATGGTCTCCCGATGTCCCTGCCACCCTCTCCGTCAACGGCCACTGCACCCTGGCGAGCTGGCCGCAGGGCTCGCTGGCGCTGCGTGCTCGAAACTTGGACGGCTTGGATCACACCGTCGCGGTGCAACTCACCGCACCCGACGGCACCTTCACCGCACTGCTACCGATCAGCACACCGGGGCAATGGCAATTCTCGCTTGACCTCGCGGTACCCGGCACAGGTGCACACTGGACGGTCCCCATACCACCGCAGGCATCACTCCACCCCGCACGCTGGCACCGCCTCGGCCTACCCCACTACGCCAAGCCACTGCCCGGACACGACACACTGACCCTCCGGGTCGGACGAGTGCAACTCTTCGTAGCAGCACGGAATCGACTGAAGCGGGCTTTGGGTCAAGCCGTACGCTGGTCCGGAAAGGCTCATTGA
- the istA gene encoding IS21 family transposase — MVDITEIYVHWYAGRSKSDLARSLGVDRKTVRKYLAPAEASGIAPGGPPMSEADWGKLIKGWFPELADRRLRQLTWPEIDLHRDFIESLLGKVTVSTIHQRLRDERKLEISQSSLRRWIRDTLPDEVKKSQVTVLRDEVEPGSEAQIDYGFLGQWINPRTGKRHRIWAFVMVLPASRHMFMRPVVHLDQHAWTEAHVAAFEYFGGVPRRLVPDNLKTGVDKPDLYDPKINKAYAELATHYGALVDPARALKPKDKPRVERPMPYIRDSFWRGREFASLEQMQKEAVVWSRDVAGRRDCRPLDRAAPAAVFAAVEAETLLPLPPIAFVLARWSTATVGPDIHIKVGRTLYSVPWKLIGRKVDVRSTATMVQVFLNGELVKTHAALEQGKRTDRGDYPPEKIAFQMRTPVWCRTQASEVGDACRTVIDLLLEINALYRLRAAQGILGLRKKYGETRLEAACAKAIAVGDPSYRTIKGILVAGTETDPEPETSGDAGAAAFLHGPQQLFATVASTGIAGGDLGDQVHHDAEETLR, encoded by the coding sequence GTGGTCGACATCACCGAGATCTACGTCCACTGGTACGCGGGCCGCTCGAAGAGCGATCTGGCCAGGTCGCTGGGGGTGGACCGCAAGACAGTCAGGAAGTACCTGGCGCCGGCGGAGGCGTCGGGGATCGCGCCGGGCGGGCCGCCGATGAGCGAGGCGGACTGGGGGAAGCTGATCAAGGGGTGGTTCCCGGAGCTGGCCGACCGGCGCCTGCGGCAGCTGACCTGGCCGGAGATCGACCTGCACCGTGACTTCATCGAGTCGCTGCTGGGGAAAGTGACCGTCTCGACGATCCACCAGCGGCTGCGAGACGAGCGCAAGCTGGAGATCTCCCAGTCCTCCCTCCGCCGGTGGATCCGCGACACGCTGCCCGACGAGGTGAAGAAGTCGCAGGTCACGGTCCTGCGGGACGAAGTCGAACCGGGCTCGGAGGCCCAGATCGACTACGGCTTCCTGGGGCAGTGGATCAATCCGAGGACGGGCAAGCGGCACCGGATCTGGGCGTTCGTGATGGTGCTGCCCGCCTCAAGGCACATGTTCATGCGGCCCGTGGTGCATCTCGATCAGCACGCCTGGACCGAGGCCCACGTCGCGGCGTTCGAGTACTTCGGCGGCGTCCCGCGCCGGCTGGTGCCCGACAACCTGAAGACCGGGGTCGACAAGCCCGACCTCTACGACCCGAAGATCAACAAGGCGTATGCCGAACTCGCCACCCACTACGGGGCGTTGGTAGATCCAGCTCGCGCTTTGAAGCCAAAAGATAAGCCCAGGGTCGAGCGGCCTATGCCCTATATCAGAGACTCGTTCTGGCGGGGCCGGGAGTTCGCCTCGCTCGAACAGATGCAGAAGGAGGCAGTGGTCTGGAGCCGCGACGTCGCTGGGCGCCGTGACTGCCGGCCGCTGGACAGGGCGGCACCGGCGGCCGTCTTCGCGGCGGTGGAGGCCGAGACGCTGCTGCCGCTGCCGCCCATCGCGTTCGTCCTGGCCCGCTGGTCGACGGCGACGGTCGGTCCCGACATCCACATCAAGGTTGGCCGCACCCTCTACTCGGTGCCCTGGAAACTGATCGGCCGCAAGGTCGACGTCCGCTCCACCGCGACGATGGTCCAGGTCTTCCTCAACGGTGAACTGGTCAAGACTCACGCGGCACTTGAGCAGGGGAAACGCACCGACCGGGGTGACTACCCACCGGAGAAGATCGCCTTCCAGATGCGGACGCCGGTCTGGTGCCGCACCCAGGCATCGGAGGTCGGCGACGCCTGCCGCACCGTCATCGACCTGCTGCTGGAGATCAACGCGCTCTACCGGCTACGCGCCGCCCAGGGGATTCTCGGCCTGCGCAAGAAGTACGGCGAGACGCGGCTGGAAGCGGCCTGCGCGAAGGCGATCGCGGTCGGTGATCCCTCCTATCGCACCATCAAGGGAATCCTGGTCGCCGGCACCGAGACCGACCCCGAGCCCGAGACCAGCGGCGATGCCGGAGCGGCCGCCTTCCTCCACGGACCCCAGCAGCTGTTCGCGACCGTCGCATCCACCGGGATCGCGGGTGGCGATCTCGGTGACCAGGTCCATCACGACGCCGAGGAGACGCTTCGATGA
- a CDS encoding integrase core domain-containing protein, whose amino-acid sequence MPSAVRPAGPEAHHRRRDDQVPRSRTPSYPWPIRRNRDEELRDAQTTPDGEKRDRSHNAAAESFHSSIKVEYIHRHRFATRAGARLKIATWITDFFNTRRRHSAAGGLPPVEFERTITEARMRAHQEDRAA is encoded by the coding sequence TTGCCATCGGCTGTCCGACCAGCAGGCCCAGAGGCCCACCACCGTCGCCGCGATGACCAGGTCCCTCGATCCCGAACGCCTTCGTACCCATGGCCAATTAGGAGAAATCGGGATGAGGAATTACGTGACGCTCAAACCACTCCAGATGGGGAAAAACGTGACCGCTCACACAACGCGGCCGCCGAATCCTTCCACTCCTCGATCAAGGTCGAATACATCCACCGGCACCGCTTCGCCACCCGTGCCGGGGCCCGACTGAAGATCGCCACGTGGATCACGGACTTCTTCAACACCCGCCGCAGGCACAGCGCCGCCGGCGGACTGCCCCCGGTGGAGTTCGAACGGACGATCACCGAAGCCCGGATGCGGGCGCACCAGGAAGACCGAGCAGCATAA
- a CDS encoding FkbM family methyltransferase: protein MKTILVPTHNPKVLLHVRHECPADFDVIREVWCEDVYHVHDRIRDARLVVDVGANIGSFTCFALEMAPQACVVSIEPEPHNLELLRMNVDRVDPRRCMIITEAVSDFTGKATINDGAGGSRLGADGVEVTVEPLDVVLDDLRLLGKPIDILKVDIEGSEVPVVLDMSRTLQESIKFLCMEFDRSSEHFGQLLEKLSETHKLTTLGAASRGAQLFCERY from the coding sequence GTGAAAACAATTCTCGTACCCACGCACAATCCGAAGGTTCTCCTCCATGTGCGCCACGAGTGCCCTGCCGACTTCGATGTTATACGAGAGGTGTGGTGCGAGGACGTGTACCACGTTCACGACCGCATTCGCGATGCCCGCCTTGTTGTCGATGTCGGCGCGAACATCGGATCTTTCACCTGCTTCGCACTGGAAATGGCACCCCAAGCCTGTGTCGTATCCATAGAGCCCGAGCCGCACAACCTCGAGCTACTGAGAATGAACGTCGACCGGGTGGACCCGCGAAGATGCATGATCATCACCGAAGCTGTGTCAGACTTCACAGGAAAGGCGACCATCAATGATGGAGCTGGCGGCAGCCGGCTCGGGGCCGATGGAGTCGAGGTGACAGTCGAGCCCTTGGATGTCGTCCTTGACGATCTGAGGCTCCTCGGAAAGCCGATCGACATACTGAAAGTGGACATCGAGGGCAGCGAGGTTCCTGTCGTCCTCGACATGTCCAGAACACTTCAGGAGAGTATCAAGTTCCTCTGTATGGAATTCGATCGCAGCAGCGAACATTTCGGGCAACTGCTGGAAAAGTTGAGTGAGACCCACAAGCTGACCACCCTCGGCGCCGCCTCGAGAGGAGCACAACTGTTCTGCGAGCGGTACTGA
- a CDS encoding glycosyltransferase family protein, translating into MRVAYVGNFKPAYSTENDVRKAFEFLGHQVIPLQENSTRWARVRETALASDLLLWTGTWDDAQPLRESLDTLRRCAMAGVRTATLHLDIFHGSDRGARQWWLHPMFFTSHVFTADGSHQDRWRDMGVNHHWLRPGIRHDAAHFGKAHARHACNVAFVGSNGNGYHSKAWPYRKQVVDSLRLMCVRNNWSWRNPGGDHPKVERGEALNDFYASAGVTVGDSLCLDHEKTLYCSDRVYETTGRGGYLIMPEIDFLKGDFDGLLPMYKWGDFDNLERIIEHALVDHQARSSARSRMHRIVLERHTYVHRVSEMLAILGGE; encoded by the coding sequence GTGCGTGTCGCATACGTGGGAAACTTCAAACCCGCCTACAGCACGGAAAACGACGTGCGCAAAGCATTCGAGTTCCTAGGGCACCAGGTGATCCCATTACAGGAGAATTCCACCAGATGGGCCCGTGTCCGCGAGACCGCGCTCGCCTCCGATCTCCTGCTGTGGACCGGCACATGGGACGACGCCCAGCCCCTACGCGAGAGTCTCGACACCTTGCGTCGGTGTGCCATGGCGGGCGTCCGGACGGCGACACTGCACCTCGATATCTTCCACGGCAGCGACAGAGGCGCGCGTCAGTGGTGGCTGCACCCCATGTTCTTTACCTCCCACGTCTTCACGGCGGACGGTTCACACCAGGACCGGTGGAGGGACATGGGAGTCAACCATCATTGGCTAAGACCCGGAATCCGTCACGACGCCGCCCACTTCGGCAAGGCACACGCCCGGCACGCTTGCAACGTGGCCTTCGTCGGGAGCAACGGCAACGGCTACCACTCGAAGGCCTGGCCCTATCGTAAGCAGGTCGTGGACTCATTGAGACTGATGTGCGTCCGCAACAACTGGTCCTGGCGCAACCCTGGTGGCGACCATCCCAAGGTCGAGCGCGGTGAAGCCCTCAACGATTTCTACGCGTCGGCCGGCGTTACGGTGGGCGATAGCCTCTGTCTCGACCACGAGAAAACCTTGTACTGTTCCGACCGGGTCTACGAGACAACCGGACGCGGCGGCTATCTGATCATGCCGGAGATAGATTTTCTCAAAGGGGATTTCGATGGACTCCTCCCTATGTACAAATGGGGGGATTTCGATAATCTCGAACGCATCATTGAGCACGCATTGGTCGATCACCAAGCTCGTTCGAGTGCGCGATCGAGAATGCATCGAATTGTACTCGAACGCCACACTTACGTTCATCGAGTAAGCGAGATGCTAGCAATTCTGGGGGGAGAATAG